From the Musa acuminata AAA Group cultivar baxijiao chromosome BXJ3-1, Cavendish_Baxijiao_AAA, whole genome shotgun sequence genome, the window CTTGCTGAGAAAGCTACCAATGGTACCTCCTCTCAGTTGTGTGATATTATTAGGAAGGATGATTTTCTTTCAGTTGATTTAATTTCTGCCCCCCTTGAGGCTAACAAAAGTAAGGAAGTCACATGTGGTGCTGAAAATGACAATGGATGTGGTGTAACAGATAAATCAATAACCAGTTTGGATGAGGATGATCTGTGTCATAAAATTTCTGTTGCAGACAATATCAATCAAAACTTGGATGTGGATATCACAGAAAATTTTTTTTGTGCAAATGGCACTTGTGACATTCATGAAAATACAGATGGCGGTCAGTCTTTGATGCCGAGGACAACTGATGGTAGTTCAGGAGGAGACTTAAAACAGACATCTGAAGCGACCACATCTGTGCCAGATAACAGGTCTTTAAAAGAAGAGCTAACTAATGCCGATGACCCCACTAATCCTAATGATGCATCTAGGTTTCAATTAAACTTCAGCAACTCAGTTGTTCAGTTGAAAGATGATGGATGTGACAGCAGAACTGAGGCTCAAATTGAAGTTTTGCCTGTTACCAACTCTGTACCTGTGAAACTGAATGGTGAAATCAGTTGTGAGCcagaaaagaaaatcgataataatTTAGCTGATTCAAATTGCATCAAAACAAGCTTATTGTTGTCCTCAACTTCTGGCTCTCAAGAAGCTGTCCTGATAAAAAGGAGTTCTACATCTACCTCTGAGATTCAGACTTCCACTGCAGGTCACAAAAAGGCACATGAAGATGCTATATTGAAAGAGGCCAGATTAATAGAGGTTCGTATCTAGTCATTTGTATGGAATATGTAAGATACATGAGATATTCTAACTAGAAAACTCCTATACATTTTATTTCTCAGGCACGGTTCAAAAGTGCTGGGGAGCTGTCTTCTGATAGTAAATATTTCGAGAAGCAACAAAAATGTCACTGGGATTTTGTGCTTGAGGAAATGACATGGATGGCAAATGATTTCATGCAGGTTTGATACAAACTCTCCATACAGTGTTTTattgtgttttctttcttttattctatAGATGCAAATATACAACAAAAGGCACATGTTTAGATGTTTTGAGCAGTGCATTTTATTGAGTTCATTCTTACACTATTACCTAAACTTTTGGTTTTAAGGATTCTTGAAATCATTGTATATAAACAGGAGAGATTGTGGAAGACTGCAGCTGCTTCACAAGTTTCTCGATTGATTGCTTCTTGTGGTCGAGGAAAATTTGACCAGCTAAACATATTGCGCGTGCAAAGAAACGTGGCTAGAAGTCTAGCCAAGGCAGTTATGCACTTCTGGCATGCAGCTGAGGCTCTCCGTATGGGCGACACTACACCTAATGCAATCCATCATGAATGCAAATTATATAGGCTCAGTTCATCAAATTTCATGGTGGCTGAAATGGAGAGAGACCAGGTTGGAGATTTGGTACTAGACGTTGTTATGTAGGTCATTTCATGGTTATGCAAATGGATTGTGATAAAGCTATTTTTCTGAATatgtttctcttttcttttattcAATCCTGCAATCTTTCTTTTTTGAATTTCTTTTTTGGGTgttttttatgaatttatttgACTAGACATGAAATGCTTCATGCTTCTACTTCTAACATCATGTCATCATCATGTTACAGAAGCTAGTTCGAGTCATTATCACTTTTAGTCAAGTTATACTTCGTAACTTGGTTTCATCCTTTATAATGTTCCTTGCATGTATTTCTTTGTAAGTTTGGATTCCACAAATATTCTCACATATTGGATAACTATGCTGTCATAAAACTGATTCACTTCTTTGTGTTCCATAAGAATCTGATCACATCAATATTTTTGCAAACTCCTAATGCTGCCAATCATTGTCACCTGCTTGAATTTTATTAGATACAATTTTTCGTaccatttgttttttttttttggtattattGAAGTATCATGGGAGAGAAATATTTTAGttgatttttctttaattttaacAGCTAAAGCTTGAGGTGTTTTTAGGTGTATGCTTTATTACTTATGCTGGGACATACTGATGGTATTTATGAGCCAACCAAGTCTTGGTATCAGTACATATGGTTTCCCTCCACCCTATACACCATTTGTTGTTACTATATCTTCAGTAATATCGAGCAACAGAAGTCTGTATACCGTCCAGTATATTGGAATCATGCTGGTCTGATGGGCTATTGAAGATGGAATCAGACTGGTGTTTGAATCCATGGTGTGAATAACAACACCGATTCTAATAATTTGAACTTTCTAGTGCTATTGAGTCTATGAAAAGTATGCTATAATGGTTAGTCTGTTTTTCCTTATGCTGATGTTCTTTTCCAAGCCCTAAGGGAATTTTAGACCATTTGTATTGAAAAAAAAATCTGTCATTAATCTATAGATGCCTGTGAAGTAATCACcttttgaaattttaaatttcTTAAATGTAAGGGTGGCGGTAGTGCATTCCTTGTAGTGCAAGGTTTAGAAGAGTCTATGTACATAGCCTTATCTGTACAAAAAAAAGACTATTTTCGTAACTTGAACTGTGGTTAACCAGGTGGTCCAGGTCGTAAAGGAGCAGCCTATCTGTGATGCAAACAAAAAATTTCTCTCACACATTTAAGCAACCTTACTGTGATGTCATTGCCCATAGCAGAACCAAGACTGTCACTGACAAAAGTGGTTACTATACTGACAAGGATATCAGATAATCTAGGATGTGGATGTGGACCACTAGTAGCTAAAAAGGAGGAAAATACTGTGAAGTGTTTTCTTTTAGTTGTTGGCGAGTCGACATAGTTTCTTGAACCTGATACTGTTACATTCTTTTTTTAAGTATATATACCTGGTGTGTATGGCCCAATGTTAGTCATATTGAAGAATTTCATTGCATATTTATGGACCTTAACATTTCATGTGATTATTCTTTGCTGGTGTCTAATATGGTATTTTTCTTTTTCGAACAGGACCGTCATACTGTCTTGGACTATGCAGTTAGGATGCTGAAATATAATGGCAGCATATCAAGTCATTCTGCCTTGGCTGAAGCACCAACTACTCCTGATAGACAAAATGATGTGGGCATTTTGGAAATAACTTGGGAAGATCAACTTTCTGAAGTAAGGACTAGAGTCTTTCGTATCATGTATAacgattttattttcttttgacatTTTTCTGTTGGATCAAGGAACTGTTCTTAGCTGAAAGTCTTCTTACATCTGCTTTGTGTTTGTGGTACCCCTTGGTTGGAGTAGCAGTATAAGTTTTCCAAATGATTTGCCTTTAACATGCAAGTTGTACCCTCTGACACGTGATGTGGATCTCACACTGGTTTGTATTTTCTGCAGGAAAGTCTTTTCTATACAGTACCTTCTGGTGCGATGCAGGCATACAGAAAATCTATGGAGTCCCAGTGGATGCATTACAAGGTAAACATTAGTTTTTTCTTTTGTCTGTCATCATTTATTTCATATAACACTATAACAATAAAATTATATCGTCTATCAGATTTAACTATGAATGTCAAAAAAATGTTTGACATATTACAATTAACCTGGCTTGGGAATATTAATTCAGACCCCAAAGGAATTTAGACTATGGTATTGATTAAAAAGCTTCTGGTTATTTTGGGGTTGTTCTTCTATGAGAAAAGGGACATTGACATAATATTATGGACATTTCTATCACCTTTACCCTGTCACAATTATTCTAATATCAAGTGATAAAATTATGTGCTTCTTTAAAAATTTCAATGAGTAATATTGAATTTTATCTTCTTAAAGTTGAAATGTGTCAGTTGGGACATTGCTGATTTCAATGAGCGGAAGAAGGGGATTACTGATTTCCAATCAGGCTACTTTGGTCCTGAATCTTTGTTACCATGTTTAGTTTGTTTCCATCATTTTTAAGGAAATACCGTTTGGACTGGTATGTACTGATTTAAGGAAAAAATGTGTATTGCCTTTTTTACAGTTTCAAATCTAATTATTGTGAGACACTGGAAATATTATAAAAAGACATTATCTAGTTGGTAAAATGTGATAATTGGTCAGACTTTTGCTGTTCAATTTTTTTTGCCTTATGTTCTTTTGTGGACATTTGTTGTACAATCCCAGAGTTTCCAAATGAATGATAAATGATTTTCATAATGGGTGAAACATGAAAGACATTTGCATGTCTGTCCTGTATATCCTCTTAAAGTGACTTCTGTATGTAGCAAAGACTCAGCTGGCTGGGTCTTCtagcaatattatttaatttcaatgtTAAAGCATAATACCCAATTAACcccaaattatatgtttaattgaTTTTTTTCCAGAAATATGGTACTGTGCATCAAGATGATTGTGAGACTTCTATGTGCAATTCTGTGGCAGGTAACTGTCCTCACTGTCAAGTATTTCAATTTGATATTAACATGCGGGACTTATTACAGTAGATATGTTAAATATAGGTGGACCTCAGGAAAATGTATATGAAGAGGATGAAGGTGAAACAGGCACCTATCTTCTGCCTGGAATGTTTGAAGCAGGTTCATCATCAAAACTTTCCCAGAAGAAGAGAAAACACATGCAACAAAAATCCATTGCCACAAGGCTTAATGAAGGTGGTGGTGACTTTTCTTATGAACCTTACTTGGAAAGCAAATCAGGAAATCAACCTTTTATATTAAATGGGAAAAGAACTTCAAGTACCTTTAGTGTTGGTTCATTTCCAACAAAACGTGTAAGAACAGCTACAAGGCAGCGGGGTGTCAGTCCTTATCCTTCTGGAGTTGTTGGGCCTCTACGAGCAATTAGTAAAACAGATGCTTCAAGTGAAGACACAAGTTCTTTCCTAGATGACCAGAGTTCATTGCATGGTGGATCTATGTCCAGGAAAAATTTGGGTGTTGAGACTACAGTAGACTTTGAGAGGCAATTGCCATATGATGGTAATGAAATATCCTCAAAatctaaaaagaagaagaagaagcctaaGCATTTAGGATATAAGAATTCACTAAACTTGGCTGAACCTGGTCTTTTAGTTGTTCCTGGAAAGGTAAGGACCTTTGTGCCTGAGCACTTTTTTTGCACATTTCTTGTTAGTTAAGTAATATTTTGTAATATAGCAGGGTTCAATCCAGGGGTCATCGTATGAGCAAAGGTTGCAAGCTGAACCCATGATTCAGCATGAGCAGGtgatttgtgtttgtaatatgttttttctttttcctttttactttAATCAGTTCGCACGGCATTTTGGTTGTGGCCTTTTTAAAGAGAGGGAGCATCACATAACATCCACGTAGATCTTGTCTTCTAGAGTATGTCCTCTTCATGGTCCTTATTTATGTGGTCATTATTTCTGATTTTTCATTGTCTATTTCTTCTCTGTTTTACTTTTCAATTTCGGATAGTTTATTTTTTTAGAACGAATGCTATATTAAGTCCTCCAATGTGTTTAGTGAGTCCTCAAACCATTATCATGCCTCTCATTTTCCATCAAGTCATTGCATGATTATTTTGCATTGCAGTAATTTTATATGCTTAACTATGTATTTCAGAAGGAACATGTTAAAAAGAGAATGGAGTCTCAAAATTTTGATACAAATGGAGGTGGTGGTAATTTCTTTTGACTTCTTTATCATTATGAATTAGATCTTTTAAATAATTTTCATTATTTGACATGGATATTTCCTAAAGGATCTTTGTTACGTGGTTATAGTTTATGCACAACATGCTGCTAAGAAGACCAAAATTTTGAAGCAAATGCCAGAGGCTTCCCCTGATGCACTTACTCCAGTGACTGGGTTGTTGCCTTCACCAGTTGCTTCCCAGATGAGTAATATGTCCAATTCGAATAAGCTTATCAAAATCATTGCCACTCGGGATCGTGCACGAAAAAAGGGATTGAAGGTATATCTTTTGCTTTATGagtttttgttttgatttttttggTGGCTGCAATTCTTGGATTATAATGTAGTTTTATCTTTCAAGATATACTCAGATTCATATATGCTATCCTTTATTTTGGAATTTATTGTCAGTCTGCACCTTTTGTGCTTAGGTAAAATTAGTTCTAGCTGTGTCTTTTGACTTGCATTCTTAGTGgagaaaatagaagaaaaatgtTTTTGTCCTCATCATTAAAGAAATATGACATGAAATGAGTTGGTTTTCCATATTTAGCTTGACACTTTTATTAGTTTTGGTTCCTGAAAAGTCTTGTTCCATGAGATAGATGACTGCTGGGCAATCTGGATCGGGAGGTCCATGGACAAATTTTGAGGATCAGGTTGTTGTTCTATCCTGTCATTTGCACCATTGTTTCTGTTATAACAAAAATGCTCTTTGAATATCATATTATGTTGATAACAGGCACTTGTTGTCCTTGTTCATGATATGGGTCCAAACTGGGAGCTAGTTAGTGATGCAATCAACAATACCCTCCAGTTCAAGGTGAAGTTCTGATGTTAAATTTATACTCAAGCTACCATATTTGCAAGGACCTATATCATTTTGCTATAGTAATTCTTTTCTTGTGTGTTTGGTTTCACTTTTAATTCTAGCTTTATGTCTGATTTCTTACATGATCACCTTTATTTGAATGCTTACATATTTTCTTCCTTCTTCAtagtattattataaaatatgcatCTATTCTTGCAAATTTAGTTTATCTTGTAATGGCAATCTTCCTAAACACATTCTCACACATTTTCTTGAATCAGTTCATTTAAATACTACTTTTTTTGGAAAATCAAATTCTTTGCCCCCTTGTTCTGAGGATTTATGATATGTATGCATCCATGTACTAGTGTATCTTCCGCAAACCCAAAGAATGCAAAGAGCGACACAAATTTTTGATGGACAAAAGTGCTGGTGATGGGGCTGACAGTGCAGAAGACTCTGGTTCATCTCAGCCATATCCATCCAGTCTACCTGGAATTCCAAAGGCAAGGCCTCTGATGGTGCTCCTTCTGAGACATGCACTAGTTCTTTTCCAGTTAATTGTTTGCTGAAAGCACAAAATTCTGCTTATGCTGTTGATGGTCGGTGTCAAGCATTTCTAATGTTATGCATCTTTTACGTTGCAACATCAGGGAAGTGCACGACAGTTGTTTCAGCGTCTTCAGGGACCAATGGAAGAGGATATTCTGAAGACACATTTTGAGAAAATCATTTTGCTTGGACAAAATCTGTCTGCCTGTAGGCATCAGGTCTTTATCCTGGTTAATCTTATCAGTGTCTTTCTATGGTCATGGTAAAATTATATCTCAATTGTCTAGTTTGAACTTGGTATTGCCTAAAAGACTGGATATGTCTATATTCTTGAAGTTGTTACAATTTGGATTAAGAAACATCATGTGGTGTGCCTGAGTTGTAGTTTAAAACTAAATCTATCTTGTTTTATCTAAATTGTCAGTTGGTTTCCTTTAGTTGTATTTTTTGccacttctctttttttttgggtGCAAAGAATAAGGCATCAATTGTCTCTGCTGAATATGTTTTTGTTTTCGGTTTATTTTGTCATTTTCTGTCTAGATTACTTTATTACTTTACAAAAACATGCTATCATACTTCCTCATTTTTCGAAGACACATTTTGATAAAATCATTTTGCTTTGACAGAAGCTGTCTTCCTGTAGACATTGTGTCTTTATCCTGGTTAATCTTATAGTAATGCCTTTATGGTCATGGCAAAATTAGATTTCAATTGTCTAGTTTCAGCTTGGTATTGCCTAAAAGACTGGAAACATCTTTGTATTCTTTAAGTTGTTATAACTTGGATTAAGAAACATCATGCGATGTGCCTGAGATACTTGTAGTTTAAAACTAAATCTATCTtgttttatctaaattattagTTAGTTTTCTTTAGTTGTAGTTTGTGCCAATTCTAATGTTTTGGGTTCAGAGAATATGGTATCAATTGACTCTGCAGAATACGTTTTTGGTTCCTTTTATTTCATGTCATTTTCTATTTAAATTACTTCTTTCTTTACTAAAGCATGCTATCATAGTTCCTCATTTTTATGACTTTGTATTTCATGAAGATTGATAATCAGGAAGGGAAACAAATGACTCCAATTCATAGTTCCCATGTAGTTGCTCTTTCACTTGTATGCCCAAACAACTTGAGTGGAGGTATTCTAACGTAAGTTGTATCAAATTGTTTATGTGCTTTATGCTTGTTATTCTTACCTatttgtttttcatttttttccacCTGTTAATGTTTTTGCTGGCTTAATCACTTGAGATTTCTTTTGGTGTTTGCACAgaccacttgatttttgtgaatcGGTTTCTTCAAGCACAGATGTTTTTCCTATGGCATATCAGGGTACTCATACTGGTAGCTTACCAGTCCCAAGTCATCAAGGTTCTATGACTTCTATCCTTTCTACGTCAAGTGTTAGCACCATGTTACAAGGATCTCCTGGTATGGTCCTCAGTAGCAGCTTACCTTCAACCTCTGCTCCATTGAATCCCTCTTCTAGGTATTCAGAATCAGAGTATCCAATCTTTTTCTCATTTTGGTTGACCTCTGAAAATAGTTTTCTACTGTTTATATCCAAACTTTCTTCTGTCATGGTACTTTtagtgattatataaataaaatatgttgCCTTAGGGATTCCCAGAGGTACGGTGTGCCAAGACCATCTAGCTTACCTGTTGATGATCCACAAAGAATGCAGCAGTATAGCCAAATGCTTTCTGGAAGAACCCTTCAGCAATCTAGTATGTCATTACCTGGAGCTTTGCCAATGGGAGTTGATCGTGGTGTTCGAATGTTGCCTGTAGCTAGTAGTATGGGGATGATGTCTGGGGTGAACAGAGGAATGCCCATGACAAGGCCAGCATTTCAAGGATTAAGTTCCCCAGGCATGTTGAACATAGTTTCCACTGGAAATATTCTTTCGAGTGGTGGAAATGGGGTGCCAAATTCTGTGAATGTGCATCCAGGTTCTGTATCTAGCCCAGGAAACTCAATGATGCGGCCACGGGATCCTCTGCAGATGCTTCGGGTGAGTTTTGCAATTGCTTGCACCAATTTATGTCGCTTAACATTTGTTCCAtgatttattttctgcatatgttatcattattttttataagaacCATTTTGTGTTAGTCAACTATTTTTAGAATAGTAACTGCAATCTCGATGATTTGAGTCATGACTTGCACTTCACTGACAATAGGGACACATTAAAGACCATGCTAAGGCAATTCTAAAACCATGTAGCATCACTTGTTTTGCAGAGTTTATGAATTAGCCATCTGAATGGTTTTTCACGAATCAGCCCACAGAGGGACAATGTGTATGTCCATGTTCAGTCCATATCAGGACCTAAAATAGTTTGAGAGATAAAATGAATTACATTGATTAGAAAGAAAACAAATAACATCTTATAAAGCACTGCATAAGTGTCTAGTAGACAAGTGATGTTATTATGTGACTCTGGAAGCTTGCATTTCACCAGATTAAGGGTAATCTTCTACAAGTGATGTTGAGCTTGCATTTCATGAGAAGATATGAACTTGCAACAGATCTCATATCACTCTGTTGGTTTAGAATGACCTTGGTAGTTCCTTCTCTTCCCCTTTGATGGGTGAACATAGCCTTTCCTTTAGCTAGTATTTGCCTGTAGGAATGAGTTACTTGGCCATTATATTATTGTATTCGTTCATCAGATCTTACATTTGATATGAGCATTTACCTACTAGCCTCTTCGTAAGGATTGAGGTACCATTGACATATTGCTGGATGTATTGGTTACCCTCCTGTTCATGCCTGTTTCTGGCATTTGCTTGTTGCTATAGGCACAGTATTAGCTACAAAAAATGAGAGATGTTGAAGTAGTCTTCAAACGTATCAGATGAACCCTATGAGTTCTGCACATACTGACCTTTCTGTGAGGGTCAGTGCTGGACCCGGTGGTATTTATGCCAAGACCTGCCACTGATACTGTCTGTTACATATCTGTGATTGGCTCATCCATGGATTTCTACCACATGGAAATTTTGTGACAGTGTAGTATGTGCCACAATAAGTCCTGCAGTACAATGAACATGTTAACCCCTGCCTCTATGTTTTTATATTGATGTTGGCATCAAATTTAACTCCGAAATGTAGATGGGCTGCAAATTTTGCAACTAAAACTAGGGTTCTGAGGGAGGGAAGATATTTTTGGTCTATCATATTGACATTTTATAAATATAGTCCATTTATAGATGAAGGAATGTTTATATTAGTAGAATACTTGAATGCTCCTCCTAATATGTTGGAATAAGTAGATAGACTTATCTCTGTACTTTAACATTAGGAAATAATTTGAGGATAGACTTCCATATATGGACTTGGTGCGCTATTATTACATTAAGGATTTTGAGCTGTGTGGCAAGACTTGTATCATATAGTTATTAGGCTAATGACTTTCTTGGATCATCACAAGTAGTATCAAATCACTTTCAGCAGGCCTTTTTGTGTGAGCTGACATGTGGCAATGGAATTTCCTTGGTTTAGTCCCACATTGCAAACCATGAATTATGGGCATTACATAGTAGTGCTTTGGTGAG encodes:
- the LOC135585712 gene encoding chromatin modification-related protein EAF1 B-like isoform X5, whose product is MHGLSPGLSLPVNAEIKPMGGVVDCGLGVDSKTSPRRAAIEKAQADLQQEFGIREERKKELEFLEKGGNPLDFKFIHAASISVQSTSLTDQVAEPYVTSEAKGSFTLAASPHGESVESSGRPGGSVGREPNIGDNLLLLNRENNKLHGEKNAKHRSKRGSISHLEQSSHVDGCHNAKDTEDSVIFRLGAKSQAYARRNRSRTGRDCTNLGLTDSGSRHGNRASITSSYTPSPRGTKGSLLELQAQNHAASSISNPKAANPDGAVVPEALAPDDQVDMQLDMMQHNDTCPDTVMDGSPQGVEEVKITENLQGSDSYNQHSSLAEKATNGTSSQLCDIIRKDDFLSVDLISAPLEANKSKEVTCGAENDNGCGVTDKSITSLDEDDLCHKISVADNINQNLDVDITENFFCANGTCDIHENTDGGQSLMPRTTDGSSGGDLKQTSEATTSVPDNRSLKEELTNADDPTNPNDASRFQLNFSNSVVQLKDDGCDSRTEAQIEVLPVTNSVPVKLNGEISCEPEKKIDNNLADSNCIKTSLLLSSTSGSQEAVLIKRSSTSTSEIQTSTAGHKKAHEDAILKEARLIEARFKSAGELSSDSKYFEKQQKCHWDFVLEEMTWMANDFMQERLWKTAAASQVSRLIASCGRGKFDQLNILRVQRNVARSLAKAVMHFWHAAEALRMGDTTPNAIHHECKLYRLSSSNFMVAEMERDQDRHTVLDYAVRMLKYNGSISSHSALAEAPTTPDRQNDVGILEITWEDQLSEESLFYTVPSGAMQAYRKSMESQWMHYKKYGTVHQDDCETSMCNSVAGGPQENVYEEDEGETGTYLLPGMFEAGSSSKLSQKKRKHMQQKSIATRLNEGGGDFSYEPYLESKSGNQPFILNGKRTSSTFSVGSFPTKRVRTATRQRGVSPYPSGVVGPLRAISKTDASSEDTSSFLDDQSSLHGGSMSRKNLGVETTVDFERQLPYDGNEISSKSKKKKKKPKHLGYKNSLNLAEPGLLVVPGKQGSIQGSSYEQRLQAEPMIQHEQKEHVKKRMESQNFDTNGGGVYAQHAAKKTKILKQMPEASPDALTPVTGLLPSPVASQMSNMSNSNKLIKIIATRDRARKKGLKMTAGQSGSGGPWTNFEDQALVVLVHDMGPNWELVSDAINNTLQFKCIFRKPKECKERHKFLMDKSAGDGADSAEDSGSSQPYPSSLPGIPKGSARQLFQRLQGPMEEDILKTHFEKIILLGQNLSACRHQIDNQEGKQMTPIHSSHVVALSLVCPNNLSGGILTPLDFCESVSSSTDVFPMAYQGTHTGSLPVPSHQGSMTSILSTSSVSTMLQGSPGMVLSSSLPSTSAPLNPSSRDSQRYGVPRPSSLPVDDPQRMQQYSQMLSGRTLQQSSMSLPGALPMGVDRGVRMLPVASSMGMMSGVNRGMPMTRPAFQGLSSPGMLNIVSTGNILSSGGNGVPNSVNVHPGSVSSPGNSMMRPRDPLQMLRPGQNPEEHKQMMMQEIQMQASQANGQSVPPFNGLGASFSNAVIPAPIQTFPVQQHQQSHQMLQQAHMLGNPHHHHIQGTNHSSPQQQAYAIRVAKERQLQQRLMPHQQHHISGQNAVSPIQNNSQIQPQSQPCSPVTPVSSSQGQQKQQSISRNPPPGMSNQIMKQRQRQQVQHHQPRQQQQQQQQQQQQQRQQSQQQVKLMKGLGRGNVLIHHNLSADTPQISGFSTTSKNQVSDKHMMQQGQGFFPGNPGLNPALHQPGSQTNIYPHPLPQSTKQISPISDTCNQGSAQSSPSHNMLTSQQAPIPSSVSLPKQHQQPQQRYMNQSQQSTQRIMLQQNRQMNSDGRAQSSTDQGPVNKTVPSASITQGSDSGTSAPAVSSPTLWNPEPIYDTDAPPPTAQMVRSAQENVVGSEALVPSSSQSLVPHQLPGGVPLHGQDVGGQWQQQQQQQQQPQHQQEQQHSQHENQQTVQSNLYTQPSELGPG